One genomic region from Balaenoptera acutorostrata chromosome 1, mBalAcu1.1, whole genome shotgun sequence encodes:
- the LUZP1 gene encoding leucine zipper protein 1: MAEFTSYKDTASSRHLRFKLQSLSRRLDELEEATKNLQKAEDELLDLQDKVIQAEGSNSSMLAEIEVLRQRVLRIEGKDEEIKRAEDLCQQMKEKLEEEENLTRELKSEIEQLQKRMAELEKLEEAFSRSKNDCTQLCLSLNEERNLTKKISSELEMLRVKVKELESSEDRLDKTEQSLVSELEKLKSLTLTFVSERKYLNEKEKENEKLIKELTQKLEQNKKMNRDYTRNASNLLERNDLRIEDGISSTLPSKESRRKGTLDYLKQVENETRNKSENEKNRNQEDNKVKDLNQEIEKLKTQIKHFESLEEELKKMRAKNNDLQDNYLSEQNKNKLLASQLEEIKLQIKKQKELENGEVEGEDAFLSSKGRHERTKFRGHGNEAPVSKHTPRELSPQHKRERHRNREFVLNNENYPLSNRQVSSPSFTNRRAAKASSTGAGADSGTQETKRTEDRFTSGSSQSEGKKSREQPSVLSRYPPAAQEHNKVWKGTPKPGTESGLKGKIEKTTRTFSDTTHGSAPNDTSGRGDKASDTSTEALFGKRGQVPGNGSQLTQAADSGSSKAMGALATSRRSSSEGLSKGKKAANGSEADTSFPNSKASPLSKYPYSSRSQENILQGFSTPNKEGVDQPIAVVMEDSSQHEALRCRVIKSSGREKPDSDDDMDMVSLVTAKLVNTTITPEPKQQPNSREKAKSRGGLRTSLFENDKDVGTENESGKPVRASTNAVELPEANGAGVKSQRPFSPREALRSRAIIKPVIIDKDVKKVMGGSGTEATLEKQKSPSKPGPNKVTSSITIYPSDSSSPRAALGEAQRERHTSTSNIQVGPPELTSVSNHVSSPFELSIHKHDITLQFTEAERMGDGAPKNRPETVVSRSSIIIKPSDPVERNSHAPTAETIRWKSHSGPLEVGSSDGRHVTVRNAWKSRRDLNSLEDPPTRIGKNVESTNTYIQRSSTDYSDLEQPSSYLFEQGTRRVGNSGDAPELSSRRTQSSLTVSEVLTRRNRVGDAVTAEAWNHLAGMEEGDDCTLSVYRRLQNSLERSELSAKPGLPEPGRSRAEERLRPNRPCAEED; the protein is encoded by the exons ATGGCTGAATTTACAAGCTACAAGGATACTGCTTCCAGCCGCCACCTGCGGTTTAAGTTACAGAGTCTAAGCCGCCGTCTTGATGAGTTGGAGGAAGCCacaaaaaacctccagaaagcaGAGGATGAGCTCCTGGATCTCCAGGACAAGGTGATTCAGGCAGAAGGCAGCAACTCCAGCATGTTGGCTGAGATTGAAGTGCTGCGTCAGCGAGTGCTGAGAATTGAAGgcaaagatgaggaaattaagagaGCAGAGGATCTCtgtcagcagatgaaggagaaactTGAAGAGGAGGAAAACCTCACCCGGGAGCTAAAATCTGAGATTGAGCAGCTTCAGAAACGAATGGCTGAACTGGAGAAGCTAGAGGAGGCCTTTAGCAGGAGTAAGAATGACTGTACCCAACTGTGTTTGAGCCTGAATGAGGAGAGAAACCTGACAAAGAAAATCTCCTCTGAGCTGGAAATGCTCAGGGTCAAAGTGAAAGAACTAGAATCTTCTGAGGACCGGCTGGATAAAACTGAGCAGAGTTTAGTGTCAGAGTtagaaaagctgaaatcattAACTCTGACCTTTGTAAgtgagagaaaatacttgaatgaaaaggagaaagaaaacgaGAAACTGATAAAAGAGCTCACTCAAAAATTGGAgcagaacaaaaaaatgaaccGAGATTATACAAGGAATGCTTCTAATCTTCTGGAAAGGAATGACCTACGAATTGAGGATGGTATCTCTTCCACACTGCCATCCAAAGAATCAAGAAGGAAGGGCACTCTGGACTATCTAAAGCAGGTAGAGAATGAAACAAGAAacaaatcagaaaatgaaaagaaccgAAATCAGGAAGACAACAAAGTAAAAGACCTTAACCAAGAGATTGAGAAACTTAAGACACAAATCAAACATTTTGAATCTTTGGAGGAAGAGCTTAAGAAAATGAGGGCCAAAAATAATGACCTTCAGGATAATTACCtaagtgaacaaaataaaaacaaactcttaGCCAGCCAGCTGGAGGAGATAAAGCTacaaatcaagaaacagaaagaattaGAGAACGGAGAGGTAGAAGGGGAAGATGCTTTCCTGTCCAGCAAAGGCAGGCACGAGAGGACTAAGTTTAGAGGGCATGGGAATGAGGCACCTGTGTCCAAGCACACACCCCGGGAACTGTCCCCTCAGCATAAGCGGGAAAGGCACCGAAACAGGGAATTTGTTCTCAACAATGAAAACTATCCTCTGAGCAACAGGCAGGTTTCCTCTCCCAGCTTTACCAACAGGAGGGCAGCCAAAGCTTCCAGCACAGGGGCAGGTGCAGACAGTGGGACTCAGGAGACAAAGAGAACTGAAGATCGATTCACATCTGGCTCCTCTCAGAGTGAAGGGAAGAAGTCCAGGGAGCAGCCGTCAGTGCTTAGCCGCTACCCGCCAGCTGCTCAGGAGCACAATAAAGTTTGGAAGGGCACTCCCAAGCCAGGTACTGAGAGTGGGCTGAAGGGGAAAATAGAGAAGACAACACGAACATTTAGTGATACCACCCATGGATCTGCTCCCAATGACACATCAGGGAGAGGTGACAAGGCTTCTGACACCTCCACCGAGGCCCTCTTTGGCAAGAGGGGGCAGGTGCCTGGCAATGGAAGTCAATTAACTCAGGCTGCAGACTCTGGCAGTTCTAAGGCCATGGGAGCTCTGGCAACATCTAGAAGATCTTCCTCAGAAGGGCTCTCTAAGGGGAAAAAGGCTGCCAACGGCTCAGAGGCTGATACCAGTTTCCCAAATTCCAAGGCTTCACCTTTATCAAAGTATCCTTATAGCTCCAGAAGCCAAGAGAACATCCTTCAGGGCTTTTCAACCCCAAATAAAGAAGGAGTTGATCAACCCATAGCAGTTGTGATGGAAGACAGTAGTCAGCATGAGGCCCTGAGGTGTCGAGTCATCAAATCCAGTGGCAGAGAGAAGCCAGACTCAGATGATGATATGGACATGGTGTCTCTTGTTACTGCCAAATTGGTAAACACAACCATTACTCCAGAGCCCAAGCAACAGCCCAACTCTAGAGAAAAGGCCAAATCCCGAGGGGGACTTAGAACCTCCCTCTTTGAGAATGATAAAGATGTGGGAACAGAAAATGAATCTGGGAAACCTGTCAGAGCCTCCACCAATGCCGTGGAGCTCCCAGAGGCCAATGGTGCCGGGGTAAAAAGCCAGCGGCCCTTTAGCCCCAGAGAGGCCTTGCGATCTAGAGCCATCATCAAACCTGTCATCATTGATAAGGATGTGAAAAAAGTCATGGGAGGATCTGGAACCGAGGCCACATTGGAAAAACAGAAGTCTCCTTCCAAACCAGGGCCAAACAAAGTGACAAGCAGTATAACCATCTACCCCTCTGACAGCAGCAGCCCGAGAGCCGCTCTAGGCGAGGCCCAGCGGGAGAGGCACACATCCACCAGCAACATCCAGGTTGGGCCACCAGAGCTCACGTCGGTTAGTAACCATGTCAGCTCCCCCTTTGAGCTCTCCATTCACAAACATGACATCACCCTGCAGTTCACAGAAGCTGAAAGAATGGGAGATGGGGCCCCAAAGAACAGGCCGGAAACGGTGGTCTCTCGGAGCAGCATTATAATCAAGCCATCAGATCCTGTGGAGAGGAATAGCCATGCACCCACGGCGGAGACAATCAGGTGGAAAAGCCATAGTGGCCCTTTAGAAGTGGGCTCTTCAGATGGCAGACACGTTACTGTGAGAAATGCCTGGAAGAGTAGGCGAGACTTGAACTCTTTAGAAGACCCCCCAACTCGAATAGGTAAAAATGTGGAATCTACCAACACCTACATCCAGAGATCTTCCACAGACTATTCAGACCTTGAACAGCCCAGCTCCTACCTTTTTGAGCAGGGCACTCGAAGGGTAGGCAACTCAGGGGATGCCCCCGAGCTCTCCTCCAGAAGGACCCAAAGCAGCCTCACCGTGTCAGAGGTGCTCACTCGTCGGAATCGGGTAGGAGATGCTGTCACAGCTGAAGCCTGGAACCACTTGGCAGGCATG GAGGAAGGTGACGACTGCACACTCAGTGTCTACAGGCGACTGCAGAACTCCCTCGAAAGGTCTGAACTGTCTGCAAAGCCGGGGCTGCCAGAGCCTGGGCGATCCCGGGCTGAGGAACGGTTACGGCCAAACAGGCCCTGTGCTGAGGAAGACTGA